One genomic region from Salinicola endophyticus encodes:
- a CDS encoding LysR family transcriptional regulator, whose protein sequence is MFDFKEIEAFVWIVRLGSFRLAAQHLHLTQPSISDRVARLEEIVGGALLDRAQRPIQPTLKGRQFYRHAELLLETRQEAMAMLEASNPFQGVLRLGVVETIAHSWLPAFIAELANRFPDMTLQLEVDGTPGLASRLLNRQVDMAFTLGPVDAKDILSRPLCHYATGLIATPQLGFSPQTFTLEALARTGTPLITFASDSRPYRALQSLLHQERLERIKLHCSGSVWTIVRLALDGIGVGAIPPRIVEQEIARGELITLPCDLPRLDFAASWPQHIDKALADGVIDLAIELGQRDQREHA, encoded by the coding sequence ATGTTCGACTTCAAGGAAATCGAAGCCTTCGTCTGGATCGTGCGCCTCGGCTCGTTCCGATTGGCTGCCCAGCACCTGCATCTGACCCAGCCCTCGATCTCCGATCGGGTCGCGCGGCTGGAGGAGATCGTCGGTGGCGCGCTGCTCGACCGCGCCCAGCGTCCGATCCAGCCGACCCTGAAGGGGCGGCAGTTCTATCGCCACGCCGAGCTGCTGCTGGAGACGCGTCAGGAGGCGATGGCGATGCTCGAGGCCAGCAACCCGTTCCAGGGGGTGCTGCGTCTCGGCGTGGTGGAAACGATCGCCCACAGCTGGCTGCCGGCGTTCATTGCCGAGCTCGCCAATCGCTTTCCCGACATGACGCTGCAGCTCGAGGTGGATGGCACGCCGGGGCTCGCCAGCCGACTGCTCAATCGCCAGGTCGACATGGCCTTCACGCTGGGTCCGGTGGACGCCAAGGACATTCTCAGCCGGCCGCTGTGCCACTATGCCACGGGCCTGATCGCCACGCCGCAGCTGGGCTTCTCGCCCCAGACCTTCACCCTGGAAGCGCTGGCGCGAACCGGAACACCGTTGATCACCTTCGCCAGTGACAGCCGCCCCTATCGCGCGCTGCAGTCGCTGCTCCACCAGGAGCGCCTCGAGCGGATCAAGCTGCACTGCTCCGGCTCGGTCTGGACCATCGTACGCCTGGCGCTGGATGGCATCGGCGTCGGTGCCATCCCGCCGCGCATCGTCGAGCAGGAGATCGCCCGCGGTGAGCTCATCACGCTGCCCTGTGATCTGCCTCGGCTCGACTTCGCGGCCTCCTGGCCGCAGCACATCGACAAGGCGCTGGCCGATGGCGTCATCGATCTGGCGATCGAGCTCGGTCAACGAGACCAGCGCGAGCATGCCTGA
- the ilvD gene encoding dihydroxy-acid dehydratase yields the protein MSEHDATHENDPRRRHSAKVVDGPGKAASRAMLRAVGFNDEDFKKPQIGVASTWSRVTPCNSHIDVLADAASAGADAAGGKGVVFNTITISDGIANGTEGMKYSMVSREIIADSIEAVAGCEGFDGVVAIGGCDKNMPGCMIGLARLDRPGIFVYGGTIQPGAGHTDIVSVFEAMGAYSQGNKSLIEVKQIEETAIPGPGSCGGMYTANTMASAIEALGMSLPNSSAQEAVSQTKRDDSHAAGEAVLNLLALGLKPSDIMTRQAFENAIIVVIALGGSTNAVLHLLAIANTIGVELTLDDFTAIGKRVPVLADLRPSGHYMMSELVAIGGIQPLMKTLLEAGLLHGDCVTVTGRTLAENLAEVAPYPLDQQIIKPLDAPVKASSHLRILYGNLAPEGAVAKISGKEGTRFTGRARVFDSEEEAQARINDLTVVAGDVVVIRYEGPKGGPGMREMLTPTSAIMGRGLGDQVALITDGRFSGGSHGFVVGHITPEAFVGGPIGLVEDGDEITIDAENDVMTLHVDDAELERRREAWRRPTPRYARGALAKYAKTVSSASRGAVTDLPDVLDD from the coding sequence ATGAGCGAGCACGATGCCACCCACGAGAACGACCCGCGGCGGCGCCATTCGGCCAAGGTGGTCGATGGCCCCGGCAAGGCCGCCAGCCGCGCCATGCTGCGCGCCGTCGGTTTCAACGACGAAGACTTCAAGAAGCCGCAGATCGGGGTCGCCTCGACCTGGAGCCGGGTCACGCCGTGCAACAGCCATATCGACGTGCTCGCCGACGCGGCCAGCGCCGGCGCCGACGCCGCCGGCGGCAAGGGCGTGGTGTTCAACACCATCACCATCAGTGACGGCATCGCCAACGGCACCGAGGGCATGAAGTACTCGATGGTCTCGCGCGAGATCATCGCCGACTCCATCGAGGCGGTGGCCGGCTGCGAGGGCTTCGACGGCGTGGTCGCGATCGGCGGCTGTGACAAGAACATGCCGGGCTGCATGATCGGTCTGGCGCGCCTCGATCGCCCGGGTATCTTCGTCTACGGTGGCACCATCCAGCCCGGCGCCGGGCACACCGATATCGTCTCGGTGTTCGAGGCGATGGGCGCCTACTCCCAGGGCAACAAGTCGCTGATCGAGGTCAAGCAGATCGAGGAGACGGCGATCCCCGGGCCGGGCTCCTGCGGCGGCATGTACACCGCCAACACCATGGCCTCGGCGATCGAGGCGCTGGGCATGAGTCTGCCCAACTCCTCGGCCCAGGAGGCGGTATCGCAGACCAAGCGCGACGACAGCCACGCCGCCGGTGAGGCGGTGCTCAATCTGCTGGCGCTGGGTCTGAAGCCGTCGGACATCATGACCCGCCAGGCGTTCGAGAACGCCATCATCGTGGTCATCGCCCTCGGCGGCTCCACCAACGCGGTGCTGCACCTGCTGGCGATCGCCAACACCATCGGGGTCGAGCTGACGCTGGATGACTTCACCGCGATCGGCAAGCGCGTGCCGGTGCTGGCCGACCTGCGCCCCAGCGGCCACTACATGATGAGCGAGCTGGTGGCGATCGGCGGTATCCAGCCGCTGATGAAGACCCTGCTCGAGGCCGGCCTGCTGCACGGCGACTGCGTCACCGTCACCGGCAGAACGCTGGCGGAGAACCTCGCCGAGGTCGCGCCCTATCCGCTCGATCAGCAGATCATCAAGCCGCTGGATGCGCCGGTGAAGGCGTCCAGCCACCTGCGCATTCTCTACGGCAACCTCGCCCCGGAAGGTGCGGTGGCCAAGATCAGTGGCAAGGAGGGCACCCGCTTCACCGGCCGCGCGCGGGTATTCGACTCGGAAGAGGAGGCGCAGGCGCGCATCAACGACCTGACGGTGGTCGCCGGCGATGTCGTCGTCATCCGCTACGAAGGGCCCAAGGGCGGGCCGGGCATGCGCGAGATGCTCACTCCCACCTCGGCGATCATGGGCCGTGGCCTGGGCGATCAGGTGGCGCTGATCACCGACGGGCGCTTCTCCGGCGGCAGCCACGGCTTCGTGGTCGGCCATATCACCCCGGAAGCGTTCGTCGGTGGGCCGATCGGCCTGGTCGAGGATGGCGACGAGATCACCATCGACGCCGAGAACGACGTCATGACCCTGCACGTCGACGACGCCGAGCTCGAGCGCCGACGCGAGGCGTGGCGGCGGCCGACGCCACGCTATGCCCGCGGCGCCCTGGCCAAGTACGCCAAGACCGTCAGCTCGGCTTCACGTGGTGCGGTGACCGATCTGCCCGACGTTCTCGATGACTGA
- a CDS encoding TRAP transporter substrate-binding protein has product MKKMLLGLTMTAMAAGLAQPASAETSLNVVGTWSAVSLHKNFEKPFWTETLPEASDGQIQVQMTTFDQMGISGGDVFTYLKNGLFNVGMTFSDYVGGEAPALEGLDLPMMTTDPAKAREVSEAFMPIAERAMQSHYQAHVLAIAPNTPQVVFCNTPIKSLGDLQGKKVRASGRTTAEFLSALGAQSTVMAFNEVPGALERGVIDCAVTGSLSGYNSGWQDVADYLLPLPVGGWDTVITAISDATWQSLDDATRQLIEREIATGFIDPVWNNLPKDEQQGIACLTGNGECEHGKPGDMTLVAVTDADRERAHQALVSAVLPSWAARIDDETISLWNANVAPLVALPIVK; this is encoded by the coding sequence ATGAAAAAGATGCTGCTCGGCCTCACCATGACCGCTATGGCCGCCGGTCTCGCCCAACCGGCAAGTGCGGAAACCAGCCTCAATGTCGTCGGTACCTGGAGCGCGGTCTCGCTCCACAAGAACTTCGAGAAACCGTTCTGGACCGAGACGCTGCCCGAGGCGAGCGACGGCCAGATTCAGGTCCAGATGACGACCTTCGATCAGATGGGTATCTCCGGTGGCGATGTCTTCACCTATCTGAAGAACGGCCTGTTCAATGTCGGCATGACCTTCTCCGACTACGTCGGCGGCGAGGCGCCGGCACTCGAAGGGCTCGACCTGCCGATGATGACCACCGACCCCGCGAAGGCCCGCGAGGTCAGCGAGGCGTTCATGCCGATCGCCGAACGGGCGATGCAGTCTCACTACCAGGCGCACGTGCTGGCGATCGCGCCCAACACGCCGCAGGTGGTGTTCTGCAACACGCCGATCAAGAGCCTCGGCGACCTGCAGGGCAAGAAGGTCCGCGCCAGCGGTCGCACCACGGCTGAGTTCCTCTCCGCGCTCGGCGCCCAGAGCACGGTCATGGCGTTCAACGAGGTGCCAGGGGCGCTGGAGCGCGGAGTGATCGACTGCGCCGTCACCGGCTCGCTCTCCGGCTACAACTCCGGCTGGCAGGATGTGGCGGACTATCTGCTGCCCCTGCCGGTGGGCGGCTGGGACACCGTCATTACCGCCATCAGCGATGCCACCTGGCAGTCGCTGGATGACGCCACCCGCCAGCTGATCGAGCGTGAGATCGCCACCGGCTTCATCGATCCGGTGTGGAACAATCTGCCCAAGGACGAGCAGCAGGGCATCGCCTGTCTGACCGGCAATGGCGAGTGCGAACACGGCAAGCCGGGCGACATGACCCTGGTCGCGGTGACCGATGCCGACCGTGAGCGCGCCCATCAGGCGCTGGTCAGTGCAGTCCTGCCGAGCTGGGCCGCGCGGATCGATGACGAAACGATCTCGCTGTGGAACGCGAACGTCGCGCCGCTCGTCGCGCTCCCCATCGTCAAGTAA
- a CDS encoding PQQ-dependent sugar dehydrogenase, producing the protein MVRTTAPRLASRIAGVALLALGGDALAQAPVPTGPPNAPEQRPAFAAQTRAPALPASAPLRIERVAERLEYPWGLAFVDNDTALITERPGRLRRVDLRSGSVSAPIGGLPEIDARGQGGLLDITLDPEFARNRRLYLSYAEPREGGKNGTAVARATLAAGSQQLDDLTVIFRQTPAWASTKHFGSRLVWDTQGHLYVTLGERSLPAPRQLAQDPHTHLGKVVRIHPDGSIPEDNPFAAGQAGAPAVWSYGHRNIQGAALHPDSGKLWTIEHGPRGGDELNVPLAGRNYGWPVITYGEDYSGAPIGEGVTTREGMEQPIYYWDPVIAPGDMTFYQGSRFPDWHGNLIIASLSPGGLVRLTLDGERVSGEARLATGLGRVRDVDAGPDGALWALTDARDGALVRLLPGTP; encoded by the coding sequence TTGGTAAGAACCACAGCGCCTCGCCTGGCCTCACGCATCGCTGGCGTCGCCCTGCTCGCGCTGGGCGGCGACGCCCTGGCCCAGGCGCCGGTGCCCACCGGCCCACCCAACGCCCCGGAGCAGCGCCCCGCCTTCGCTGCGCAGACCCGCGCCCCGGCACTGCCGGCGAGCGCGCCGCTGCGCATCGAGCGTGTGGCCGAGAGGCTGGAGTACCCCTGGGGCCTGGCCTTTGTCGACAACGACACCGCCCTGATCACCGAGCGACCGGGTCGACTGCGCCGGGTCGATCTGCGTAGCGGCAGCGTCTCCGCGCCGATCGGCGGGCTACCCGAGATCGACGCCCGCGGCCAGGGTGGCTTGCTCGATATCACCCTCGACCCGGAGTTCGCGCGCAATCGCCGGCTCTATCTGAGCTACGCTGAACCGCGCGAGGGTGGCAAGAACGGCACCGCCGTCGCCCGTGCCACCCTCGCCGCCGGGAGCCAGCAGCTCGACGATCTGACGGTGATCTTCCGCCAGACGCCGGCCTGGGCGTCGACCAAGCACTTCGGCTCGCGGCTGGTCTGGGACACCCAGGGCCACCTCTACGTCACCCTCGGTGAACGCTCGCTGCCCGCACCGCGCCAGCTGGCGCAGGACCCGCACACGCATCTGGGCAAGGTGGTGCGTATTCACCCCGACGGCAGCATTCCCGAGGACAACCCGTTCGCCGCGGGTCAGGCGGGGGCACCGGCGGTATGGTCCTACGGCCATCGCAACATTCAGGGCGCGGCGCTGCACCCCGACAGCGGCAAGCTGTGGACCATCGAACATGGCCCCCGCGGCGGTGACGAACTCAACGTGCCGCTGGCCGGGCGCAACTACGGCTGGCCGGTGATCACCTACGGTGAGGATTACAGCGGCGCGCCGATCGGCGAAGGCGTAACCACCAGGGAGGGAATGGAGCAACCGATCTACTACTGGGACCCGGTGATCGCCCCGGGCGACATGACCTTCTATCAGGGCTCACGCTTCCCCGACTGGCACGGCAACCTGATCATCGCCTCGCTCTCCCCCGGCGGCCTGGTGCGGCTGACGCTGGATGGCGAACGGGTGAGCGGCGAAGCGCGCCTGGCAACGGGGCTGGGACGGGTGCGCGATGTGGATGCCGGGCCGGACGGCGCGCTGTGGGCGTTGACCGATGCCCGCGACGGCGCCCTGGTGCGGCTGCTGCCCGGTACGCCGTGA
- a CDS encoding TRAP transporter small permease: protein MLALVSLVDALVGAVRLVSRWAARLIGLLLLAVVVMVILEVVGRKLLGRSFEGVQETAGYVLAVLSAWGLSHTLVERAHIRIDVGYSKLPSAARTVLDLLSILAVNLVGWMIVIHAWPVFSGSLSNHTTANTPLSTPLWIPQLVWVLGYTWFAVSAAVLAIRALLAAVGGDRDTIGTLIGMGHDADQLEAESLETAPPATRARDNTATGGKS, encoded by the coding sequence ATGCTCGCTCTCGTCTCTCTGGTCGACGCCCTCGTGGGCGCCGTCCGCCTCGTCTCGCGCTGGGCCGCACGGCTCATCGGCCTGCTGCTGCTGGCCGTCGTGGTGATGGTCATCCTGGAAGTGGTCGGCCGCAAACTGTTGGGTCGCTCCTTCGAAGGCGTCCAGGAGACTGCCGGTTATGTCCTCGCCGTTCTCTCGGCCTGGGGGCTCTCGCACACGCTGGTCGAACGTGCCCATATCCGTATCGATGTCGGCTACTCGAAGCTGCCCAGCGCCGCCCGTACGGTGCTTGATCTGCTCTCGATACTCGCCGTCAATCTGGTCGGCTGGATGATCGTCATCCACGCCTGGCCGGTATTCTCGGGGTCACTCTCCAACCACACCACCGCCAATACGCCGCTGTCGACACCGCTATGGATACCGCAGCTGGTCTGGGTCTTGGGCTACACCTGGTTTGCCGTGTCGGCGGCGGTGCTGGCGATTCGCGCCCTGCTGGCCGCGGTCGGCGGCGATCGTGACACGATCGGCACGCTGATCGGCATGGGCCACGATGCCGACCAGCTCGAGGCCGAGTCACTCGAAACCGCCCCACCCGCGACCCGCGCGCGCGACAATACCGCGACAGGAGGGAAATCCTGA
- a CDS encoding putative hydro-lyase produces the protein MTSLDATVSPAEARNAIRRGDWPTTTTGIANGYAQANLVILPERYAADFLRFCLANRAACPVLDVSQPGSIHPQVLGEAIDLRTDVPRYRVYEEGELVDEPADLVSRWRDDLVTFSLGCSFSFEESLIAEGVPVRHMAARTIVPMYRTSLPLIPAGPFHGSYVVSMRAMSPADAIRAIQITTDMPSVHGAPLHLARPELIGIDDIQKPDFGDAPVMEAGDIPVFWACGVTPQIALMNAKLPFAMAHAPGHMLITDIPNHRLKYR, from the coding sequence ATGACCTCTCTCGACGCCACCGTCTCTCCGGCCGAGGCACGTAACGCCATCCGTCGCGGCGACTGGCCCACCACCACCACCGGTATCGCCAACGGCTACGCCCAGGCCAATCTGGTCATTCTGCCCGAGCGCTACGCCGCCGATTTCCTGCGCTTCTGCCTGGCCAATCGCGCCGCCTGTCCGGTACTCGACGTCAGCCAACCGGGTAGCATTCACCCGCAGGTATTGGGTGAAGCGATCGACCTGCGCACCGACGTGCCACGCTACCGCGTCTATGAAGAGGGCGAACTGGTCGACGAACCGGCCGATCTCGTCTCCCGCTGGCGCGACGACCTGGTCACCTTCTCGCTCGGCTGCTCGTTCTCGTTCGAGGAGTCGTTGATCGCCGAGGGCGTACCGGTTCGCCACATGGCCGCTCGCACCATCGTGCCGATGTACCGCACCAGCCTTCCGCTGATCCCCGCCGGCCCGTTCCACGGCAGCTACGTCGTGTCGATGCGCGCCATGTCGCCGGCCGATGCCATCCGCGCCATCCAGATCACCACCGACATGCCCAGCGTTCACGGCGCGCCCCTGCACCTGGCGCGACCGGAGCTGATCGGCATCGACGATATCCAAAAGCCGGACTTCGGCGATGCCCCGGTGATGGAAGCCGGCGACATCCCGGTGTTCTGGGCCTGCGGGGTGACGCCGCAGATCGCACTGATGAATGCGAAGCTGCCCTTCGCCATGGCCCACGCCCCGGGCCACATGCTGATCACCGACATTCCCAACCATCGCTTGAAGTACCGCTGA
- a CDS encoding metallophosphoesterase family protein, which yields MNDTHSGDERLHERRTLRIDSAAPLGVIADTHGLLRDEALALLADCPQLIHLGDVGDPEILTQLAARGPLYAVRGNIDREGPCAALPTHLELIVNGQSLQLVHDIADCDERLACAAILHAHSHKPRQTWRDVDGRRQLLFNPGAAGRRRFRLPLTLGKLWVTPAGLRSAIIHLPL from the coding sequence ATGAACGACACCCACAGCGGTGATGAACGGCTGCACGAGAGGCGCACGCTGCGTATCGACAGCGCGGCGCCGCTCGGGGTGATCGCCGACACCCACGGCCTGCTGCGCGATGAGGCGCTGGCGCTGCTCGCCGACTGCCCGCAGTTGATTCACCTCGGCGACGTCGGCGACCCCGAGATTCTGACGCAGCTAGCCGCTCGCGGCCCGCTCTATGCGGTGCGCGGCAACATCGACCGCGAGGGCCCCTGCGCGGCGCTACCCACCCACCTCGAGCTGATCGTCAACGGCCAGTCGTTGCAGCTGGTGCACGATATCGCCGACTGCGACGAGCGGCTGGCCTGTGCGGCGATCCTCCACGCCCACTCGCACAAGCCGCGCCAGACCTGGCGCGATGTCGACGGCCGGCGCCAGCTGCTGTTCAATCCGGGCGCAGCGGGGCGGCGGCGCTTTCGCCTGCCGCTGACCCTGGGCAAGCTGTGGGTCACCCCCGCCGGGCTGCGTTCGGCGATCATCCATCTACCGCTGTAA
- a CDS encoding AbrB family transcriptional regulator — protein sequence MPRPSPSLHNTWRWLLLVLACGVSSWLLALVHMPAGGFIGPMAVAIVYGVTVGGLALPRSAFKLSQGVVGVLIAQTLTLAVLRQILDAWPVMLLATAITLLLSLVVGIALVRHGGLPGTTAAWGTTPGAAAAMVAMAEESDADPRIVAAMQYVRVVCVVLLGALVSHYLGVTDTSAGHAAPLPASARAWLDLLATLAVVVAGVWLCHRRLPAGALLGPVALGTLLHLGGVVTLTLPQPLLELAYGVIGAYVGLRFDRATLHTIARALSKMVLASLVLIALCALSAWLVTLLMHTTFISAYLATSPGGLDSMTIIAIDTHADVGLVVALQTLRLFTVVLVGPGMARLVARFARPT from the coding sequence GTGCCTAGACCCTCTCCCTCTCTTCACAATACCTGGCGCTGGCTCCTGCTGGTGCTGGCCTGTGGCGTATCCAGCTGGCTGCTGGCACTGGTGCATATGCCGGCCGGCGGATTCATCGGCCCGATGGCGGTCGCCATTGTCTATGGAGTCACGGTGGGCGGTCTCGCGCTGCCGCGCAGCGCCTTCAAGCTGAGCCAGGGGGTGGTTGGCGTGCTGATCGCCCAGACCCTGACACTGGCGGTGTTGCGCCAGATTCTGGACGCCTGGCCGGTGATGCTGCTGGCCACGGCGATCACCCTGTTGCTGAGTCTGGTGGTGGGCATCGCGCTGGTGCGGCATGGCGGCCTGCCGGGTACGACCGCGGCCTGGGGCACCACCCCCGGGGCCGCCGCGGCCATGGTCGCGATGGCCGAGGAGAGCGATGCCGACCCGCGGATCGTGGCCGCGATGCAGTATGTGCGGGTGGTCTGCGTGGTGCTGCTCGGCGCGCTGGTCAGCCACTACCTGGGGGTGACCGACACCAGCGCCGGTCACGCTGCGCCACTGCCGGCCTCGGCCCGCGCCTGGCTCGACCTGCTGGCGACCCTGGCGGTGGTCGTGGCCGGCGTGTGGCTGTGTCATCGCCGCCTGCCGGCCGGGGCGCTGCTGGGGCCGGTGGCGCTGGGCACGCTGCTGCATCTCGGCGGGGTGGTGACCCTGACCCTGCCGCAGCCGCTGCTGGAACTGGCCTACGGTGTGATCGGTGCCTATGTGGGGCTGCGTTTCGACCGTGCCACGCTGCATACCATTGCCCGCGCGCTGAGCAAGATGGTGCTGGCCTCGCTGGTACTGATCGCGCTGTGTGCGCTCTCGGCGTGGCTGGTGACGCTGCTGATGCATACCACCTTCATCAGTGCCTATCTGGCGACCAGCCCGGGTGGGCTCGACTCGATGACCATCATCGCCATCGATACCCACGCCGATGTCGGTCTGGTGGTGGCACTGCAGACGCTGCGTCTGTTCACGGTGGTGCTGGTGGGGCCGGGGATGGCGCGCCTGGTGGCGCGTTTTGCGCGGCCGACCTGA
- a CDS encoding TRAP transporter large permease produces the protein MLAYLSIGILALLLTGIPVAIVLFLLAFGVDQFFSFFPLMRALGQNLWSAADSFLLIAIPLFVLMGEIIVRAGIAERAYRAMDHWLSWLPGGLLHANVMTSMLFSATSGSSVATAATISTVALPQGDKLGYHPRLFCGSIAAGGTLGILIPPSINLIVYGFLTETSIPKLFVAGLLPGLLLTGLFMLPAILFCTFKPSLGGPRSHSSWSERLRHLKFLLPLLVLFIAIVGSIYTGWATPTEAAAIGVVVALILAAFNRRLDWRMLTAALDNTVRTTSMILFIMLAASFLNFALASAGLSQQLTQLLTQLDLSPMALLLCVLALLVVLGFFIETLSMMVITLPIIAPLLFAAGFDKVWFGVVMILFVEMALITPPVGLNLYIVQAARRGKPFSDVIIGTLPFIAAMVVMAVLLILFPGIALWLPNSL, from the coding sequence ATGCTCGCCTATCTCTCCATCGGGATTCTGGCACTGCTGCTGACCGGTATTCCGGTCGCCATCGTGCTGTTCCTGCTCGCCTTCGGCGTCGATCAGTTCTTCTCGTTCTTCCCGCTGATGCGGGCACTCGGCCAGAATCTGTGGTCGGCGGCGGACTCCTTTCTGCTCATCGCGATTCCGCTGTTCGTGCTGATGGGCGAAATCATCGTGCGTGCGGGGATCGCCGAGCGCGCCTATCGCGCCATGGATCACTGGCTCTCCTGGCTGCCCGGCGGCCTGCTGCATGCCAACGTCATGACCTCGATGCTGTTCTCCGCCACCTCGGGGTCCTCCGTGGCCACCGCGGCGACGATCTCCACCGTGGCGCTACCACAGGGCGACAAGCTCGGCTATCACCCGCGGCTCTTCTGCGGCAGCATCGCCGCCGGCGGCACGCTGGGCATCCTGATTCCGCCGTCGATCAACCTGATCGTCTATGGCTTCCTCACCGAGACCTCGATCCCCAAGCTGTTCGTGGCCGGGCTGCTGCCGGGGCTCCTGCTGACCGGCCTGTTCATGCTGCCGGCGATCCTGTTCTGCACCTTCAAGCCCTCGCTAGGGGGGCCACGCAGTCACTCGAGCTGGTCGGAGCGGTTGCGTCACCTGAAGTTCCTGCTGCCGCTGCTGGTCCTGTTCATCGCCATCGTCGGCTCGATCTACACCGGCTGGGCGACACCCACCGAAGCCGCCGCCATCGGCGTGGTGGTGGCGCTGATACTCGCCGCATTCAACCGACGCCTGGACTGGCGCATGCTGACCGCCGCACTCGACAACACCGTGCGCACTACCTCGATGATTCTGTTCATCATGCTGGCGGCGTCGTTTCTCAACTTCGCGCTCGCCTCGGCCGGCCTCTCCCAACAGCTGACGCAGCTGCTGACGCAACTGGACCTGTCGCCGATGGCGCTGCTGCTCTGCGTGCTGGCACTGCTGGTGGTGCTCGGTTTCTTCATCGAGACGCTCTCGATGATGGTGATCACGCTGCCGATCATCGCCCCCCTGCTGTTCGCCGCGGGCTTCGACAAGGTGTGGTTCGGCGTGGTGATGATCCTGTTCGTCGAGATGGCGCTGATCACCCCGCCGGTCGGTCTCAACCTCTACATCGTGCAGGCAGCCCGGCGCGGCAAGCCGTTCTCCGATGTGATCATCGGCACGCTGCCGTTCATCGCCGCCATGGTGGTGATGGCCGTGCTGCTGATCCTGTTCCCCGGCATCGCCCTGTGGCTGCCGAACTCGCTCTGA
- a CDS encoding ABC transporter substrate-binding protein, which yields MKKLLTTTLLGAALIAGAAHAQDKEHLRIGVDVPYEPMEYRTADGELTGFDIDLGNAMCKQIKADCEWVVQAWDGIIPGLLARKYDAIMSSMTINDERRATVLFSAPYIKPPSAWFVPAGSSIETIYPQSLKGKTIGVQRGTLQDNYVTDMYGDVAKISRYTTADDLVLDMDAGRVDIAFLDFPVGKSTLLDSKEGNYKTIGGMITEPEKYFGEGFGIAFRPRDKKLAERFNEALATLKQDGTYDKIYDKYFKTGE from the coding sequence ATGAAAAAACTGCTGACCACCACGCTGCTCGGCGCCGCGCTGATCGCCGGCGCGGCCCACGCCCAGGACAAGGAGCATCTGCGCATCGGCGTCGATGTGCCCTATGAGCCGATGGAGTACCGCACCGCCGACGGCGAGCTGACCGGCTTCGACATCGATCTCGGCAACGCCATGTGCAAGCAGATCAAGGCCGACTGCGAGTGGGTGGTGCAAGCATGGGATGGCATCATTCCGGGCCTGCTGGCACGTAAGTACGACGCCATCATGTCGTCGATGACGATCAACGACGAGCGCCGTGCCACCGTGCTCTTCTCCGCCCCGTACATCAAGCCGCCCTCCGCCTGGTTCGTACCGGCCGGCAGCAGCATCGAGACGATCTATCCCCAGTCGCTCAAGGGCAAGACCATCGGCGTCCAGCGCGGCACCCTGCAGGACAACTACGTCACCGACATGTACGGCGACGTGGCCAAGATCAGCCGTTACACCACCGCTGACGACCTGGTACTGGATATGGATGCGGGTCGCGTCGATATCGCCTTCCTCGACTTCCCGGTGGGCAAGTCGACCCTGCTCGACAGCAAGGAAGGCAACTACAAGACAATCGGCGGCATGATCACCGAGCCGGAGAAGTACTTCGGCGAGGGCTTCGGTATCGCCTTCCGCCCGCGCGACAAAAAACTCGCCGAGCGCTTCAACGAGGCCCTGGCCACGCTGAAGCAGGACGGCACCTACGACAAGATCTACGACAAGTACTTCAAGACCGGCGAGTGA
- a CDS encoding glutamine amidotransferase-related protein — MRIGILQCDDVAEPLRETHRNYPEQFARLLGSQEPGLEWHTWRCLDGEIPTQADIAEIDAWLITGSKYGVNDGDAWIERLCEFVRLLWAQRRPLIGVCFGHQLIAKALGGEVERSPRGWGVGVSYNRITGQAPWMTPPREALNLLVSHQDQVARLPAETRVLAASDFCPFYLIQIGECFLGIQGHPEFTKAYSADLMNLRGDRMPADRVREGQASLADEVDSETMAHWMLAFWRQAGAAQ; from the coding sequence ATGCGCATTGGCATCCTGCAATGCGACGATGTCGCCGAGCCGCTACGCGAGACGCATCGCAACTATCCCGAGCAGTTCGCCCGCCTGCTCGGCTCGCAGGAACCCGGGCTCGAGTGGCACACCTGGCGCTGTCTCGATGGCGAGATTCCCACCCAGGCGGATATCGCCGAGATCGATGCCTGGTTGATCACGGGGTCCAAGTACGGCGTCAACGATGGTGACGCCTGGATCGAACGGCTGTGCGAATTCGTGCGTCTGCTGTGGGCGCAGCGCCGGCCGCTGATCGGTGTCTGCTTCGGCCATCAGTTGATCGCCAAGGCGCTCGGCGGCGAGGTCGAGCGTAGCCCGCGTGGCTGGGGCGTGGGGGTGTCGTACAACCGCATCACCGGCCAGGCACCGTGGATGACCCCGCCGCGGGAGGCGCTCAATCTGCTGGTCAGCCACCAGGATCAGGTTGCCCGACTGCCGGCCGAGACCCGGGTGCTGGCAGCGAGCGACTTCTGCCCGTTCTATCTGATCCAGATCGGCGAGTGCTTCCTCGGCATTCAGGGCCACCCGGAATTCACCAAGGCGTACTCGGCGGATCTGATGAATCTGCGCGGCGACCGCATGCCGGCGGATAGGGTACGTGAAGGGCAGGCATCGCTGGCCGACGAGGTCGACAGCGAGACCATGGCGCACTGGATGCTCGCGTTCTGGCGTCAGGCCGGGGCGGCCCAGTGA